One part of the Engraulis encrasicolus isolate BLACKSEA-1 chromosome 17, IST_EnEncr_1.0, whole genome shotgun sequence genome encodes these proteins:
- the znf668 gene encoding zinc finger protein 668 has translation MASPQPGSPSTEEQYTPPPTAEKEANKGSEDIKEQPPPTRRRGKGRPPKPKPTYKCVACKEAFPSPSALRSHKASKHGGSQSESQGKHTCTQCDKSFTSRSQLSKHQRSHSDNRPFQCPQCHKAYKTQTELRNHSRSHTGEKPFVCTECGKAFMQAICLRIHMTQHSGERPHSCPQCSKSYPTLSKLKVHQRSHTGEKPYFCAECGKSFADPSVYRKHRRNHQGHRPYTCSQCDKTYTELKDLKNHERSHTGEKPYLCSDCGKAFSRSSSLACHLRIHLQNKPYQCSLCNKGFTQRSSYQSHLRTHSGEKPFLCPQCGKMFSDPSSFRRHQRAHQGFKPYVCDKCNKRFRQPADLAVHQRVHSGQRPYKCQNCDKAFVASWDLRRHMLVHTGLRPFSCTECGKSFAERSSLNKHRRVHTGERPFKCDQCCKSFVVSSSLRKHERTHVAEAAQQQPQHEGTLAVAVVATVTDSQMHQLGLPQFSCSMCELTFGTWEEVQAHESYHLATAAVPQPAQTSTVVALPMGPHVCATCQADFAQLSDLQEHEKMHPKPRPHVCESCGKAFLNKAGLRKHQRIHSTVRPHACQVCGKAFLFAAYLRKHLRTHRSDAEAGGAAEQLIHTQPLPPSEAPPDVMESATVVEAGTISLTVPLTVPVSAFQALPTHVYINKDNGL, from the coding sequence ATGGCATCTCCTCAGCCTGGCAGTCCGTCCACTGAGGAGCAGTACACACCTCCACCAACAGCAGAGAAGGAGGCCAATAAAGGCTCAGAGGACATCAAGGAACAGCCGCCCCCCACCCGCCGCAGAGGCAAGGGCAGGCCGCCCAAACCTAAGCCCACGTACAAATGTGTTGCGTGCAAAGAAGCATTTCCCAGTCCGTCTGCCCTACGGAGCCACAAGGCCTCCAAGCACGGAGGATCACAGTCCGAGTCCCAAGGGAAGCACACGTGCACGCAGTGCGACAAGAGCTTCACCAGCCGCTCCCAGCTCTCCAAGCACCAGCGCTCCCACTCCGATAACCGCCCCTTCCAGTGCCCGCAGTGCCACAAGGCCTACAAGACGCAGACGGAGCTGCGCAACCACAGCCGCTCCCACACCGGCGAGAAACCTTTCGTGTGCACCGAGTGCGGCAAGGCCTTCATGCAGGCCATCTGCCTGCGCATCCACATGACCCAGCACAGCGGTGAGAGGCCCCACTCCTGCCCGCAGTGCTCCAAGAGCTACCCCACGCTCTCCAAGCTCAAAGTGCACCAGCGCTCCCACACCGGCGAGAAGCCTTACTTCTGTGCCGAGTGCGGGAAAAGCTTCGCCGACCCGTCGGTGTACCGCAAACACCGGCGCAACCACCAGGGGCACCGGCCCTACACCTGTAGCCAGTGCGACAAGACCTACACCGAGCTGAAGGATTTGAAGAACCACGAGCGCTCGCACACGGGCGAGAAGCCGTACCTTTGCTCCGACTGTGGCAAGGCCTTCTCGCGCTCCTCCTCCTTGGCGTGCCACCTGCGCATCCACCTGCAGAACAAGCCGTATCAGTGCAGCCTGTGCAACAAGGGCTTCACCCAGCGCTCGTCCTACCAGTCGCACCTGCGCACGCACTCGGGGGAGAAGCCCTTCCTGTGCCCGCAGTGCGGCAAGATGTTCTCGGACCCGTCCAGCTTCCGGCGGCACCAGCGCGCCCACCAGGGCTTCAAGCCGTACGTGTGCGACAAGTGTAACAAGCGCTTCCGCCAGCCGGCCGACCTGGCCGTGCACCAGCGCGTGCACTCGGGCCAGCGTCCCTACAAGTGCCAGAACTGCGACAAGGCCTTCGTGGCCTCGTGGGACCTGCGGCGCCACATGCTGGTGCACACGGGCCTGCGCCCCTTCTCGTGCACCGAGTGCGGGAAGTCGTTCGCCGAACGCTCGAGCCTGAACAAGCACCGGCGCGTGCACACCGGCGAAAGACCCTTCAAGTGCGACCAGTGCTGTAAGTCCTTTGTGGTGTCGTCTAGTTTACGCAAGCACGAGAGGACTCACGTGGCCGAGGCGGCCCAACAGCAGCCGCAACACGAGGGCACCCTCGCTGTGGCTGTCGTGGCCACTGTAACTGATTCTCAGATGCATCAGCTAGGGCTCCCACAGTTCTCCTGCAGCATGTGTGAGCTGACCTTCGGGACATGGGAGGAGGTGCAGGCACATGAGAGCTATCATTTGGCCACAGCCGCCGTGCCACAGCCAGCGCAGACCTCCACCGTGGTGGCGCTGCCCATGGGTCCGCACGTCTGCGCCACCTGCCAGGCCGACTTTGCACAGCTGTCCGATCTGCAGGAGCACGAGAAGATGCACCCCAAGCCGCGGCCACACGTGTGCGAGAGCTGCGGCAAGGCGTTCCTGAACAAGGCCGGACTGCGCAAGCACCAGCGCATACACTCCACCGTCCGGCCACACGCCTGCCAGGTGTGCGGCAAGGCGTTTCTGTTTGCCGCCTACCTGCGTAAGCACTTGCGCACGCATCGGAGCGACGCGGAAGCGGGTGGTGCCGCTGAGCAGCTGATCCATACCCAGCCCCTGCCACCATCGGAGGCGCCCCCCGACGTGATGGAGTCTGCCACGGTGGTGGAGGCTGGCACCATCTCCCTCACGGTGCCCTTGACGGTGCCAGTGTCGGCGTTTCAGGCGCTGCCCACTCACGTCTACATCAACAAGGATAATGGACTTTGA